The Zea mays cultivar B73 chromosome 7, Zm-B73-REFERENCE-NAM-5.0, whole genome shotgun sequence DNA segment GCATATTCAGGTGTGTGTGTTGaagtagtgaaagtcgcctagaggaggggggtgaatagacgaaacctgaaaattacaaACTTTGAACACAAACTTCACCTGAGGTTAGTGTTAGAATGAGTATAAATGAAATTGGAGTGTCGAAGagtagttcttcttgctatgagttccaTAATCAATTGCGGATAattttgggagccaactcaaaacgatcgcaagcaagagaactagagaggggagagggaagagCAAATAACAAAGACTGTGATCAACTCAAAGACACgagcgatttgtttcccgaggttcaacGCTGAAGAGTTTACGTAcccattgaggagtccacaaAGGACGGGtcgctttcaaccctttccctctctcacatGGTCATAGAGACCGGATGAGTTTTCGCACTATCTCAGGGACACCAAGTCTCGCAAGTATCTTGCCTCACTTTACAATCAAGAGAATGAGGAAGTGAGTGAGAATGAAAACTCAAATCAAGAACACAAGGACTCGTAACTCTCAATTGCTCAAGCCGCTAATGTCTCTCAAACACAAATCAGACCAAGCACGTCGCAAGATTGTCTTTGAATGCTTGGAGAGGTTACACTAAGTGAATAGTAGGTTGGACTGAGTCTTGCGTCTTCAATGTgccggttgggggtatttatagcccccaaccaccaaaagagccATCGGGGAAAAGTGGAAAATAGTTGTCTGTGTAGTGGTGCACCAGTCCCTGCACAGTACCGGTCCagtgcctgaaagggaaatggccttaatcatttcctataatcggttttggtgtttgacgaccatcacaaaccttatggactaactagtttgcctagttgatcgtttctcaggtgcataaaattCACATATTCATATAAGGAAAATGACTCTTGGGGCAATTCTATAAGTATGGAGCAAAACAGATTTGCACCAGCCtgcggcgcaccagacagtgtgtggtgcccaggctggcacgcccagtgaactggccgctctcaggaaaacACAGCGCTCCTtggctaaaaatcaccagactgtccatTGTGGATCAGACTGTTCGGTAAGCCCacgagcaacggtcatcttcgccaacggtcgactgcagcgCAATCTGAAGCGTTAGAAGGCCAGAGACAATCTACGATGTCAGATCGCATCGaactatctggtgtgccaccagactgtccagtgcaccacaagGACATACGACTTCAATGGTCAACTACTCCAAACCCCAacagtcggctgacgtggcacactctggacagtgaacagtgcagcgTCCagtgcgcactggactgtccggtgtgcccatcgatagAGAACTgagccaacgactagaatagtggttggggctataaatacccctaatcgccaccattcaagtcatccaagctttccactctcaatactcaatacaagagcaaaaatacactccaaagacacattcaaagcctccattcctctccaagtgccataatcaagtcaagtgatcaaaagtgtttagtgacttgagagagggtgatttgtgttttaattgttgctcttgttgcttggttactCTTTTCTTCTCCGTGTTCATTGGTGTTGATCatcaccattcgatttgtttcttctctcttctctctctctctctctctaaagttttcttgctcacattgttttgagtttcctcccaaagttatccgcatcgaTTGAGCAACtaatagcaagaagaactatcttccctACTCCAAAATTCACTATtaattatttctaaccctaacccccggtgaagtgtgtgttcaatgtttataattttcaggttttgcctattgaaccccctctaggtgactttcagtgcCCCACCGGACCATGAATAGGGTTGTTACAGGTGACCATTCTGAAATGTCAGCCGACCGTGGGGTTCTTGTTAGACGGTCTTGTGTCTCACCAAACTAGTCTGGTGCGGTAGCTCCAACTTGTCCTGAAAACATGCTCTCTGCGTAACAGGTCTGAATAGCCACAGGATCGGTCCGACGTGCTAGCGGCGAAGTGGGCAAGTCTGGCCTCTCTGCTCGGATGGTCCGGTGCCTCTAGCAGCAGACCGATTTTCCTTCTTTTGTCCAAGTCTTCTCAAAACTTTTTGACTAACTTTGAGGTTGTTtccatgacttagacaaacatatatAGTGATAATCCAAGTAGTCTAAACCATAGTTCTTGGGCTTTTTATTCTATCTAACTGAGAATCTTGTTTTTGCTCAAACTAGCTCGAAAAGAGTGATTTTGCAAATATGAGCTATCCAACCTCCATAGATGTATCAAATAGGTTCCTAGGGGTGTTTAGAACTTATATAAAGTGTGGAACTAGGTATAGTTCATCTTTTCCAAGTTTTACCCTTTATGGTTGGTTTTGAGTTGTTTCTGACTTAGAACTGAATTGAATGGACTTATGCACTTTTGAATCAAAGACtaggtaaactagttagtccataaggctGTGATGGtaatcaagcaccaaaatcaattagagaaAATGGTTAATGCCATTTCCCTTTTAAGTAGTAAACTTTATTGAAGAATAACAGTGAAATTTGTTGAATAGGAAGCAATAGTCCCATACTCATGCCTCCAAATGATCAGTTAAACACAAAACTTACTCCAATTTATATGCTCGACTGCTCGAATGTGAAGGAGATGATCATGCAGGTGCATTGAGCAGGGAGGAGGAGCGGGGCCAAGCACACAAGTGCTGCTACCATCGTTTTCTTCAGCGAAGAATGGTGTTGGTCCTCTCTCCTCACTTCCCCGCCACACTGTGAGCCGTTGTTCCCCTACTAGGTCGCTAGCCCGCTAACTTGCGAGGCACTATGCCTTGCTGTTTTACCCCCAAATAGACGAATATTCGTTTGATTTTTTCGTATACTTATATATTATACACTATATGTACCtaattttttttagaaaaaaccTATGTATTCATTTGAATATGCATGAATCACAGTGGGCCCACCCCTGCTTGCACTACTGGAGAATGGGGCTTCCATCCAAAATCATATGTTTTGGTTATTTTAAAACCGATATTGAGACAATGTTTAGTACCAGTTTAAATGTTTATCCTGTGTAGATAATATTAGTACCGGTAGATACTAAAAATCGGTACTAATATTAAGTTATTTAGTACCGGTTCTTGCATTGATCCGGTACTAAGTTCAACTCtctgaagatagcacaaccaGGGCAAAAATCGAAGGATCCTTTAGTACCAGTTTGTTGTAAGCACCGGTTTCACAACAAGAACCAGTACTAATTACTAAGCATTAATACTGGTTTTACACAAGAATATATACTAATTTTCCATGAACCCAAGTCGTTCTCTTCAACTGTTTATGTGCCACTATCGCCGCACACCTGCCGTGCTGCCATCTTCGGGCATGCGCCACCATTGTCGTACCTACACCATCATCGTTGGACTCGACAACGTCATTGAGAGGTACTGATGTGCGTGGTGGTAGTGGTGTTGGTTGGCTTCACTTCAAGTATAACTCTTAGTTTGCCATGTGCATTGAAGGTATATGTTCGATAAAATAAAAGATAATCCATCTAGACTCTAGAGTTGCAAGAGATGTACACTATCGTTTACTTGTTAGTTGTATGTTGCACCAATCCTGTGGTTGATGAAAGGAACTTAGAAGTCATATTTTTTAGGGTGTAGCACTACCGAAGAGACAATATTTGCCTATTGGTAAATTCTTTGCAGAGTGCAAATCCACGGGCACTAGACAAAGAGTCTCTTTCTCGAGTGCTACACTAGGCAaataaaaacactcgataaaaagGTGGTTTTCCTAGTGCCAGACACTAGGCAAAGaaaaacacttggcaaagaggATGGTGGCATCGTCTCCTCTGGATGATGCAACCGTAACTTGGTAGCTCATAATATATTGTGTCGGGTCTATACTGTCGTTGTACTTCGGGTAGGTACCTGCTTTGAAGTTTTAGGGCCAAAGTGAGGCTTGGAGCTATGGAGTGAGGGGGCTTCGTTCATCAAGGTAATTTAGTCTATGAAAAGTAGCTAGGGCCGGGACTAGCATGCGGAGGCGGTGCTCAGGGTCCTGCCGCTGGTGAAGGAAGTCTTCGCCTTGCATTTCTACAATATGTTGTTCCAGCTCTCTCGCTTTCCGCTCCTCATCTAGGATCACCTGCCTAACCTTGGCCTGCATAGTGATGCGCTGGCGCTTGGCTGCgagtatttccttttgcttctgtaggtGATTGTTTTTAATGTGGAGTGCATGCAGCTTGAGCTGGTCCTTGACTGAGATGCATAGGACTTCGCCGTCCTAGATGATATTGTAAATTTCTGGTGGGGTGAAGCATGGCGGGGGGTCCTGAAGTAGTCTTTCAGAGCTACCAAGTTGTGGGGGTCCCAAGGTGCGAACGGTGCCCTTTGGTTTGGGCGAGTTCTCCTGGAGGTGTCGCTTGCTATTGACTGCTTCATCATCGAGGGCTTCAAGAGGGACGTCACCAACAAGGGCTGCTTTGCCCTTTTTCTCAGCGAGGAGGGCCGCCTTCGCCGTGTCGTCTAGGGAGGTTGGTAGCCTTCAAAGTTGTTTTCTTGGGAGCAGTCGCGGGAATGGTTTGTCGGagcacgaacggtgggtgccAAATGTGGGTCAAGTGGGTCCAAGCAATAGAAAGGGGAACGCTTTGATGCTCAGCAGTCAGCAACACGACGGATTAGAGAAACGGTGTTGTTCAGCCTGCCCAATCAATGTACAGTGcaagggtatttataggtaaccaggAGGGCGGTCTCACCCTTATAAACACAATTATACCCCTGGTTACCTACGTTATCCCCGAAATATTCCCCCATCAGGGCCATTATAGGATATTACAGCATGGTTAAGTACAACCTGGACCAACACACCTTCAATCCTACCCCATACTGGGGCTTACATGTGGGCCCAAACAAGCCAGCATGCCGTTGCATGGGCCCACTTCGTTGGCATGCGTGGGTAGTGGCTGCATCCTTCGTCTTAGGGTGCCGGGTCTTCAGATCCTGTCGTGGCCTCTGCCTGTACTGATCGATCCCTCCGCCCTAAAGCCTTCGCTTGATTGAGGTAGACTCCGCTCTCTAACTGCCATGACATGTTTTTTTATGTTATAAATAAAACGAGCGAGGGGCGTGAATGGCCTTCACTCCAACAAtcttagggtgcgtttggttggaTGGACCAGGTGGGATGGAACGGGGCCGCCACATTTTTTACACTGTTTGGATTGGGGTCACATGGGGGCGAGGTGAACCCCAGAGGATTTTTTGGTGGCAGCGCTGTCCACCAAAAACGAACGGATGGATCCGCCCCCGCCCCTCTCGCGGCCGTAAAAAATCGTGTTGCCTCTTACCCTATCCCCTCTCATTCTTATCTTGGCGGCGGAGAAAAGTGCGGCGCAGACGCAGGCGAGCGGAGCAGGccgtccgtccgtccgtccgtccAGGCGTCCACGCGCGGGCAGCAGGCCGTCCGTCCGTCCAGGCGTCCAGTCGCGCGGGCAGCAGGCCGTCCGTCCGTCCAGCCGTCCAGTCGCGCGGGCAGCAGAAGCAGGCGAGCGGCCGTCCGTCCAGGCGCAGGCGAGCGGCCGTCCGTCCAGGCGTCCGTCCAAGCGAACTGGTCCAATCGTCCAGCGGCCGTCCGTCCAGGCGTTGGATTCCAAGAACTGGTACTTTTCTATGCTCCTCTTCATTGTGCTACTAGATCAGGGGAACAGATGCTTGAGGTAGTAGATCGTATTTTCTGGAGTTCGGTCGTTCGTCGCATTTTCTGGAGTTCAGCGGCTCGGCGGCTCGCTTCGCATTTTCTGCTGCCCACTCTCGCTTTCACGTGCACCCCCTTGCTACAACTACACTACAAGCCAGTTATGCTGAGGTAGTAGATCGTAACAAAACTTCTTTTCTAACGATTAAGAACAAAGTAAAAAAAGGCAACAAAGCAAGTAGTAGTTATTAGGCCACCATCATTAGAGACTCCATCCAAAATAGCAGGAAATCCAAGATGGGATCCCTACTTTAAGGTGTGATATTCAGCTATTCAATATTCTCCTTCAAAAAATTTCACTATTTAAACCCATAAGACCCTTAATTGTATTTTGGCTTGTATTGGATAAACATAGGATTGTATTGGAGCTATTGATGGCACACATATAAGAGCTTCGGTTTCCATAGATATGGAACCTTCATTTCGTGGTAGAAAGTCTTATGCCTCTCAAAATGTAATGGCGGCCGTTGATTTTGATCTTCGATTCACATATGTCTTGGCTGGTTGGGAGGGTTCAGCACATGATGCTTTAGTACTAAGAGATGCTTTAGAGCGAGAGAATGGCCTTCGTGTACCACAAGGTAAATATAGGAGGTTCTAAAGTTGTACTTATCAATAATATTTGTTGTTTTGTGGAATTGTGACCAACTTGTATATAATATATTAGGAAAATTCTATCTAGTGGACGCTGGATATGGAGCCAAACCTGGATTTTTGCCCCCTTTTCGTGCTGTCCGGTATCACTTGAATGAATGGGGAAATAATCCGGTACAAAATGAGAAGGAGTTGTTCAACCTTAGGCACTCGTCTCTTCGTGTCACCGTAGAGCGTGCATTTGGTTCACTGAAGAGAAGATTTAAAATACTTGATGATGCCACACCattcttttcattttctactcaagTAGATATTGTTGTAGCCTGCTGCATTATTCACAATTGGGTCATACAAGATGGAGGTGATGAGCTGATCATTGAAGAATCTAATTGGCCAATTCATAATCATGCTACAACAACAAGTGGCCAAGCTAGTGAACATGCATTCATGGTTAATTTGAGGCAGGAAATAGCAAATCAGATGTGGGAAGATCGTCAAAACCACTATGCTTCCTAATTTGTTATTGTTTTTCTTGCTGTAATTTTTATTTATGGACATTAATATATGGACTTAATTAATGTATTCATATATTGTGTGAGATTACTTCTTGCTATATGCACATGACTTATTTAATGTATTCATGGACATCAATCATTTATGTCAAAGTTCTTCATGGGATGTATATGTCTGGACATAACCATATTGCAGAAAATGGAGAGTGAAGGAGCTGGTGAGCACTTTGTAGAACAAGCTGATGGTAGTAGCCATGTTGTGTGGACTTCTGCAATGTCCGCTTACATGCTCAGTAACCTAGCAAGCCTTGTGGCTGAAGGGATCAGGACATCAACAGGCTTCAAGAAAGTTCACCTTAACATGTGTGCTAAGGCTCTAAATGACTATTTCAAGATGAAGCTCACTGGAGAACAAGTGAAGAACCATTTGAGGACATGGAAGAGAAGATATGCGAAGATAAACAGACTTAGGAAGTTAAGTGCTGCTTCTTGGAACGAAGATAACTACATGATCACTCTTGATCATGAACATTATGCAAACTATGTGCAGGTATCATTATTTTTACATGTATTGTTACTATATTTCAGCATATTACTTTTACATGTACTATTAATATATTTCAGCATATTACTTTTACATGTACCATTATTTTGTTCACCGCATGAATTGGCCAGCACGCAATGAAGGCATAGCTGTGGTAACTGCAAATTTCACATCGTCAGGtttttatccttttcttttttgcaTAGCTCATCACTCAAAATTTGAAAGCAACGTCTAttatagtattttgcattatttaagGTCATCTAATAtatgtttattttttttattcCTCCCATCTCGGTCTGTTGGGACAAATAAAACATAATTGTGGTATTTGCTTCCTAGCACTAGAGAGGGACCAAATGAAAACATATTCCGTTTGGATTTCAAATGAAAACGTGAAAAAAGAGCAGCTATATTATTAGTTGGGGTGATTATGGTTTTTGTGGTGGCCAAGAAATGAATGTAAGACAAACAAATCATGGAATCTCTTGTTAGGTGAATGATGCTTTGTCTTTGTTTTTTTTAAATCAGACATGGTCTATTCACCAAAAGCAACTGATAGTGTTGGTCGTTTTGCCCTTACCAAGCTGTTACTTTTACATGCAGGATCACAAATCTGATGCTGAGTTTTTAAACAAGCCTTTGGAGAACTATAAGGAAATGTTCACTGTCTTTGGAAACAATATGGCTACAGGAAAGTATGCAAAAGGATCAAGTGAAGCTCTAGGTACTGAAGATAGAAACAGTATGGCTGAAACAGAGATTGATGAGGGAGATGTTAATGCTGTTCCTAGTCCTATAGATGATATTGGGGCTTCATCCTCAGCTCCTAGACCTAGGAAGAAGGCAAAGGTTACTAGTAATGAAGAGGCAGGGCTGATTGGAGCATTCAAAGATGGTGCTGAAAGGCTTGCAATGGCTATTGAGAAGGCTGGTTCAGATGACCTACCACCTGACTTGCTTCAAACATTGCAAAGTATTCCAGGTTTTGATGACACACACAAGGCCTTTTActttgcatatctagtgaaaaatCCTGGATTAGCAAGGCAGTTCCCTACTCTCCCATTGACATATCAGATAAGTTTGCTTGCTCGGTTCGTTAGTGAGACCTTTCCTTAGATTATGAGGACCGGGAATTAGGACTATGCTGGAGGTTAAGTGGAAATTAGAACTATGTTGTTCTTTTGTTATGTAAACCATGACCAATACTTTGTTTTCAAGTACTGGGATTGAAATAATGGCTTTGCTATGTCGAAATACTCGATTTGTTATGAAATACTGGGTTTGTTATGACCAACATGGATGCTCGGTTTGTTTGTTTTGAAATACTGGGTTTGAGATTCATTGTAATGGTGTATGCTCAGGTTGTTTGTTTTGAAGTACTGTTTGAAATATTGTTTTGAAATGCTTTTTCATAATGGTGTATGCTCAATTTTTTGTATTACTATATTGTAATATTGCGTTCAACTGACCACTGTTTATAGAACAAACAACATTTGTGAAGCTGAAACTGGGTTCGAGTGACAACCACCATCCAAACAAAAACTGGGTTGGCTCCATCCAAGTTCATCCCTTCTACCAAACAAAAAAAGTGGTGACTATTAGGGATGACTCTACCCCTCAAATCAGGGATGACCCTAACTTATCCACTTTGACCTTAAACCAAACGCATCCTTAATGATTCATGTAGGGGCGACTACCTGATAAGATGGACCGGCACACGAAGCTGTCTAAAGACACGAAATAAGGTTGCGTTTTCTCTAAGGTAAAATGCTATCGATCTAGTCGAACTAAAGGAAAGACTATTTGTATAATAAAATTAAAACTCTTCTATCTTAACCTACTAAGACTTGACTTGTACGCCTGCGCTCTAGCCTGTTTGCTGCTGTTTTAAATCAGTTGTTCGGACTGTTGCAGCTGCAATTCATAGAGACAAAATAATGTAGAAAACCTAGAAACCGTTTTGAATAGACAAGGGTACTATTTTATAACAAACCTcaacacatcatattttgtatccAACACAAGACAACATGTGTAAGCGTACGTAGAGTTACATTATTCAATAGTCTAATCTATTATAAATCATTGCCTTTACATTCACTATCGTGTTCGGCATAGATCGAAGCCTCCTAAACTTTCATGTGGGTAGTTCCATGACAATATCACCGATCATGAGACTATTAGAAGGTGCAAGGATATAAAATATTTTTTTGTTTAAATAGTTATTTAAATAAGAATTTAAAAACGAGTTTAAAAGAAGACTCGAGTGCCATCTTATTTTCAAAGGCAACCAAAATATGATGAATCCATCCTTTAGTGGTCCAGTGAGCAAAAGTATATTATCACTAGTATTATCTGAATCTAAGCAGCATCAGCCTCTAACCTTTAAATACCAAACATAGAGATAGGCAGATAGCTACCCCTGCCACCAAAACTGCGCTCAAACTCCAGACAGATTAaaggcatgtttggtttgtggctaaatgtgccacaatttgcctaaggttagtcgttcgaattgaataactaattttaggcaaaaaagttaggcaaaatgtggcaattgaggtaacgaaccaaacatgccttaATTTATCCAGCGTAGTTTTCCTTGAACCACAGCTCAAGGACATTATTTCCCGATGTTCTTATTACTAGAAGCGACTAGATAGCATTATCATCATGGGCACATGGCAATCACTTCACCGCTTGCTCTAATGCTCTGGTGCCTTTGCTACCGGCCTTTCAGTTGGCTACGGCGGAGATCCAGCAGCACTGGCCATCTCAGGGCCATCAGTCTTCTTCTCGGCCGGTCCAGCTGCCTGCTGCTTAccatccttcttttcttcctgcTTGTTGCCATCTTTCTTGGCGTCCTTATCTCCATCCTTCTCCTTCTCCTCCTTGGCCTGCGGTGGAGGCGGCACCATGTGCGATGGTGGTTTGTCCTTGAGTTTCAGGAGCACCTGGCGCATGCGGGAGAGGTCGGTGGCCTTGCCGGGCTTGGGACCCTGCACCACCACGATGCCCGGCTTTCGCTCCTGCTCCTTCCTCTTGCCCCTCTTCTCCAGCCCCGGGATCTCGCGCGGCACCAGCTCCGCGATCGCCTTCCAGTAGTACTGCTGGTCTGCCTCCTTGTGGAACCTCTCTTGGTTCGCCAGGGACAGCTGTTCGTTCGTTTGGTTGGTTGGTAATGGTAGTACAATGGAGGCATCAAGAAGGAAGGATTACATTACACCCTTTGTGTGCGTGAGTGCATGCATACCTTCTCCCTGTCTCTGTTCTGCGTTCGGTTCGTCTCGCAGTTGAGCCTGCGCTTGTCAAGGAAGGACCTCTTGAACTCCTCCGCTTCTGCGATAATCTCGTTGCGACGCTCCCTCTCCTTCCGTTCCTTCTCCTCCAGCATCAGTGCATTCTGGCTGCAAATCAAGCCATCCATTCGCAGTTCGCGATCTTGTGGTCAGAAACCATCCAGATCGCGCTTGACATTTTGCATGCACTGGCACCAGAAGCGATCGTGTATTCAGAGCAGGGAACTTGTGAATGCAAAACGAGTCACTCACCGGCGCCACTCTCGGCGGAGAATGCCCTCCTCCCGCATGGCCTCCGGCGGCGGCAGGACGgccccgtcgtcgtcgtcggccgCACCACTGAACAGGTCCTCATCGAGTCGGCCACCGCTGATGTCCCCTGCCGCGTGCGCCGCGCCATCCATCACGTCCTGGGCGCCCATGACATGCTCCACGCCGTTCGCGTCGTTGTCGGCGTACCCGTACGCGGGGCCGCCGTTGGAGTACGGCGGGATGCCGAAGCCTCCGTACCCACCGCCGCCTTCTCCGCCGGCGCCGCCCAGATCGTCCTCCGAGACGGCGGTGCCGAAGGACGAGTAGGACGCGGCAAAACGGTGACCGCGGCGCATGCCGAAGCCCTGCTGCTCGCCGCCGTACTCCGCTGCGGTCCCGTCGACGGCAGTGTCGAACGGGGCTGGCGGTAGCTCGTCGTCATCTCCTACGACGGCCGTGATGGAGTCGAAGGAGGAGGACATGGTCGCTCGTCGTGTACCTTGGCTTGCGAGGTTTTAGATCCGACACAAATGGAGTGGAGGCGAAGGTGTTGGGAAGCAGAGGTCCCAAGTGTTTGACCCTCCGCATGCCGCAGTCGGCGCGAAATGTTCTTGCCTCTTTGCCCTTCATTCTCTCCGTACACATGTTTGCCCTATAGAATTTCTTTTAAACAATAACAACACTTACGATATATACGCGCGGCTTTGTTCCAGTTTATTTGTTATGCAACATGGATGATGGGCACACGCCGCTGTCACTCTTCTAAAAAAACCCTTAGGTCcgcttgtttcgttggaattgaattctattttaataattataatttatataaaactaattaagttcatatatttatatatgtaatatatttatatattatattattctaaatcatataagagagataattatatattatatttatgttataacgaagcaagtagaagggtgtgctataagttgtacatcggaaaaaatagtatgtaaatctatagaattaatTTCTATCTCTCACCTtataaatttgagatagacttatatgataactttgaaaAGTGATGGAATGTCACATTATAAAAAAagtcaattcctcaaaatgaaaggaaacaaacgggaccttaaTTTTTTTATAATCAATCAACATAGAGCTGTACAAAATGGTCATGGCTTGTCGTCTCGTTCAGTTCGCTGTCATTCTAGCTCGATTCGTTATTGAGCCAACTCAATTTGTGTCACAAGACTTGTTAGGGAGCCCAGAACCGAGAAGAACCAAACGACAAAACAAGCCTAACAGAGCGGTGTATGGGCCGGACTAGACTCAGTAGGGGAGTGTATTTAGTCTATTCATCAGCTTCGTTAGGATTAGGCGAAGGAGAGAGTTGGCTGGAAGAGACAGCTTGGCCGGCTATGTCCGGATCTAGAGAGTGTTGAGAGGTTTTCATTTCTATTTGCTACCCTGGATTTctgtaaactaagaacttcgtgaGAGAGAGAGTACCAGGAGCGGTGCTCATCGTCAATCAATCGTTGGTGTgattacaattggtatcagagcccacatTGTCGCTGCTGTCTGGGAGAGCTTTTGGCCTCTTAGGGGGTGGGATGTGAGAGATCGGTATGCATGCCCTGGGTTAGTACCACCTCGCCTAGCCAAGGGGGTCGTGGTGGCTTTATAAGGGcgggcctccctcctctctcagGCTAGGTTTTGAGAGCGAGGTGCCTATCTGAATAGGCTGCCACGAGGGCATGAACGCCCAACGCTGGCGATGGTGGGCTTTGGGCGGACTGTCCCAGAGGATGCgttacaattggtatcggagcaatAGAGAAAAGCGTTGGTGATCTCACAACGCTACTGCAAGCGATGCAACTTCAAATTGACTCCATCAAGCAAGCCTTGGATGCTAATACTGCAGCGGTGAGGGATTTTTCTTCGTGGAAGCCACAGATCGAAACTGAAGTGCTGCATCTTCGCCAAGATGTGGGATCTCTATCAGATAAACTGGAGGATTTGCTAGCTAGTAAAGAGACACACACCACTACACCGAAGGTTCCCTTCGATGTCGGGCCTCCAGATCCTGGATTCCCTCCGTCGACTTCTCTAGGTTTATCTCTGCACCAGACACCACTACACCGGAGTGATGGATTTGGGGTGGTGACCACCCTGACTCCACCTCCGGTCCAAGGTACTTCCAAAACCTCACCATCGGATGCTTTTCATACTCCTATTGTTCATACTATGGATCCTGATTGGGCATCATATCAGTCTCGCTTAGCTGCTACATTACCTCAACTAAATTTTCCCCAATTTGATGGACATCATCCTAAAATGTGGAAAGCTAAGAGTGAGTCCTATTTTGATGTGTTCACCATACCCCGAGAGCTTTGGGTTAAAATTGCCACAATGCATTTTGTCGGGTTAGCAGCGTTTTGGTTGCAATCATCCGATCCGATGTTACGTGTGGCACAGTGGTCTGAATTCTGTGCAGCAGTTTGTGCTCGCTTTGAGCGTGATCAGCACAACTCTCTTATTAGACAATTTTTCCACATTAGACAAATTGataaacttgttgagtatgttgaacaGTTTGACACTCTGTTGCACCAAATTCTTGCACATGATCCCCAGTTTAGTGTTGCTGCTATCGTAAATAGATTCATAGATGGTCTGGCACCTGAAATTCGGGCCATAGTCTTTATTCATCATCCGCTCGATTTGGATACTGCTGTATTTCTTGCTTTGTTACAGGAAGAATTGGCGACATCTAGTGGAATAACTCCACTAGCTCCTAAACCACTAAGTCGACCCCTTCTTCAAGG contains these protein-coding regions:
- the LOC103632305 gene encoding clathrin light chain 3, which gives rise to MSSSFDSITAVVGDDDELPPAPFDTAVDGTAAEYGGEQQGFGMRRGHRFAASYSSFGTAVSEDDLGGAGGEGGGGYGGFGIPPYSNGGPAYGYADNDANGVEHVMGAQDVMDGAAHAAGDISGGRLDEDLFSGAADDDDGAVLPPPEAMREEGILRREWRRQNALMLEEKERKERERRNEIIAEAEEFKRSFLDKRRLNCETNRTQNRDREKLSLANQERFHKEADQQYYWKAIAELVPREIPGLEKRGKRKEQERKPGIVVVQGPKPGKATDLSRMRQVLLKLKDKPPSHMVPPPPQAKEEKEKDGDKDAKKDGNKQEEKKDGKQQAAGPAEKKTDGPEMASAAGSPP
- the LOC103633851 gene encoding uncharacterized protein isoform X1, which translates into the protein MSKFFMGCICLDITILQKMESEGAGEHFVEQADGSSHVVWTSAMSAYMLSNLASLVAEGIRTSTGFKKVHLNMCAKALNDYFKMKLTGEQVKNHLRTWKRRYAKINRLRKLSAASWNEDNYMITLDHEHYANYVQDHKSDAEFLNKPLENYKEMFTVFGNNMATGKYAKGSSEALGTEDRNSMAETEIDEGDVNAVPSPIDDIGASSSAPRPRKKAKVTSNEEAGLIGAFKDGAERLAMAIEKAGSDDLPPDLLQTLQSIPGFDDTHKAFYFAYLVKNPGLARQFPTLPLTYQISLLARFVSETFP
- the LOC103633851 gene encoding uncharacterized protein isoform X2; the protein is MSKFFMGCICLDITILQKMESEGAGEHFVEQADGSSHVVWTSAMSAYMLSNLASLVAEGIRTSTGFKKVHLNMCAKALNDYFKMKLTGEQDHKSDAEFLNKPLENYKEMFTVFGNNMATGKYAKGSSEALGTEDRNSMAETEIDEGDVNAVPSPIDDIGASSSAPRPRKKAKVTSNEEAGLIGAFKDGAERLAMAIEKAGSDDLPPDLLQTLQSIPGFDDTHKAFYFAYLVKNPGLARQFPTLPLTYQISLLARFVSETFP